The following are encoded together in the Cherax quadricarinatus isolate ZL_2023a chromosome 37, ASM3850222v1, whole genome shotgun sequence genome:
- the LOC128701617 gene encoding uncharacterized protein isoform X3 produces MIFATGCSGVKVMLRVLQAALLLGASVVIQADDSDNPRCYVICSQICSSENPSYNPQRCDDCCGTGLAAMETAVSELRVMTGVLLVLVLLLFVAMVGLFLYFTNSLPKFRLPVLFKNKCDTKEVTNKPCNGVDHNSTVVRIANYQSNHHSPRTNRSSVNMSSKGPTEDIVNPPEFQPRPLRVRQPSESTCPDESSDLPQHAYDNLALSTSTLHNTSTDTLSAAVSTSTLETTLPSGNHLQSTNGETVIV; encoded by the exons ATGATCTTTGCAACTGGGTGTTCTGGTGTGAAAGTGATGTTACGGGTGCTGCAAGCTGCCCTCCTGCTGGGGGCGTCTGTGGTGATACAAGCAGATGACTCAGACAATCCCAGGTGTTATGTCATCTGTAGCCAGATCTGCTCTTCAGAAAATCCGTCCTACAACCCTCAGAGATGTGATGACTGCTGCGGCACAG GACTGGCAGCAATGGAAACAGCAGTTAGCGAGTTGCGAGTTATGACTGGTGTACTACTGGTCCTGGTACTGTTGCTCTTCGTCGCCATGGTGGGCCTCTTCCTTTATTTCACCAACTCGCTTCCCAAGTTTCGCCTTCCAGTGCTCTTCAAAAACAAGTGTGACACAAAGGAAGTGACAAACAAACCCTGCAACGGTGTTGATCACAACTCCACTGTAGTCAGGATCGCTAATTACCAG AGTAACCACCACAGCCCGAGGACAAACCGGTCATCTGTGAATATGTCATCAAAGGGTCCTACTGAGGACATAGTGAATCCCCCCGAATTTCAGCCTCGGCCTTTAAGGGTCCGCCAGCCATCTGAGTCCACCTGCCCAGACGAGAGCAGCGATTTGCCCCAACATGCTTATGACAACCTTGCCCTCTCCACCTCAACtctccacaacacctccacagACACACTGTCAGCTGCAGTTTCCACCAGTACCTTGGAGACAACGCTGCCTTCAGGTAACCATCTTCAATCTACAAATGGTGAAACTGTCATAGTATGA
- the LOC128701617 gene encoding uncharacterized protein isoform X2 gives MIFATGCSGVKVMLRVLQAALLLGASVVIQADDSDNPRCYVICSQICSSENPSYNPQRCDDCCGTDYNNLETGSRVQQNDRLAAMETAVSELRVMTGVLLVLVLLLFVAMVGLFLYFTNSLPKFRLPVLFKNKCDTKEVTNKPCNGVDHNSTVVRIANYQSNHHSPRTNRSSVNMSSKGPTEDIVNPPEFQPRPLRVRQPSESTCPDESSDLPQHAYDNLALSTSTLHNTSTDTLSAAVSTSTLETTLPSGNHLQSTNGETVIV, from the exons ATGATCTTTGCAACTGGGTGTTCTGGTGTGAAAGTGATGTTACGGGTGCTGCAAGCTGCCCTCCTGCTGGGGGCGTCTGTGGTGATACAAGCAGATGACTCAGACAATCCCAGGTGTTATGTCATCTGTAGCCAGATCTGCTCTTCAGAAAATCCGTCCTACAACCCTCAGAGATGTGATGACTGCTGCGGCACAG ATTACAACAATCTAGAAACAGGAAGCCGCGTCCAACAGAATGACA GACTGGCAGCAATGGAAACAGCAGTTAGCGAGTTGCGAGTTATGACTGGTGTACTACTGGTCCTGGTACTGTTGCTCTTCGTCGCCATGGTGGGCCTCTTCCTTTATTTCACCAACTCGCTTCCCAAGTTTCGCCTTCCAGTGCTCTTCAAAAACAAGTGTGACACAAAGGAAGTGACAAACAAACCCTGCAACGGTGTTGATCACAACTCCACTGTAGTCAGGATCGCTAATTACCAG AGTAACCACCACAGCCCGAGGACAAACCGGTCATCTGTGAATATGTCATCAAAGGGTCCTACTGAGGACATAGTGAATCCCCCCGAATTTCAGCCTCGGCCTTTAAGGGTCCGCCAGCCATCTGAGTCCACCTGCCCAGACGAGAGCAGCGATTTGCCCCAACATGCTTATGACAACCTTGCCCTCTCCACCTCAACtctccacaacacctccacagACACACTGTCAGCTGCAGTTTCCACCAGTACCTTGGAGACAACGCTGCCTTCAGGTAACCATCTTCAATCTACAAATGGTGAAACTGTCATAGTATGA
- the LOC128701617 gene encoding uncharacterized protein isoform X1: MIFATGCSGVKVMLRVLQAALLLGASVVIQADDSDNPRCYVICSQICSSENPSYNPQRCDDCCGTARRRQEREESRSEERECERSGPVREEVRSEKSGARKDYNNLETGSRVQQNDRLAAMETAVSELRVMTGVLLVLVLLLFVAMVGLFLYFTNSLPKFRLPVLFKNKCDTKEVTNKPCNGVDHNSTVVRIANYQSNHHSPRTNRSSVNMSSKGPTEDIVNPPEFQPRPLRVRQPSESTCPDESSDLPQHAYDNLALSTSTLHNTSTDTLSAAVSTSTLETTLPSGNHLQSTNGETVIV; the protein is encoded by the exons ATGATCTTTGCAACTGGGTGTTCTGGTGTGAAAGTGATGTTACGGGTGCTGCAAGCTGCCCTCCTGCTGGGGGCGTCTGTGGTGATACAAGCAGATGACTCAGACAATCCCAGGTGTTATGTCATCTGTAGCCAGATCTGCTCTTCAGAAAATCCGTCCTACAACCCTCAGAGATGTGATGACTGCTGCGGCACAG CGAGGAGACGTCAGGAGCGAGAAGAATCCAGGAGCGAGGAGAGGGAATGTGAAAGGAGTGGCCCTGTGCGAGAAGAGGTCAGGAGCGAGAAGTCAGGAGCCAGGAAAG ATTACAACAATCTAGAAACAGGAAGCCGCGTCCAACAGAATGACA GACTGGCAGCAATGGAAACAGCAGTTAGCGAGTTGCGAGTTATGACTGGTGTACTACTGGTCCTGGTACTGTTGCTCTTCGTCGCCATGGTGGGCCTCTTCCTTTATTTCACCAACTCGCTTCCCAAGTTTCGCCTTCCAGTGCTCTTCAAAAACAAGTGTGACACAAAGGAAGTGACAAACAAACCCTGCAACGGTGTTGATCACAACTCCACTGTAGTCAGGATCGCTAATTACCAG AGTAACCACCACAGCCCGAGGACAAACCGGTCATCTGTGAATATGTCATCAAAGGGTCCTACTGAGGACATAGTGAATCCCCCCGAATTTCAGCCTCGGCCTTTAAGGGTCCGCCAGCCATCTGAGTCCACCTGCCCAGACGAGAGCAGCGATTTGCCCCAACATGCTTATGACAACCTTGCCCTCTCCACCTCAACtctccacaacacctccacagACACACTGTCAGCTGCAGTTTCCACCAGTACCTTGGAGACAACGCTGCCTTCAGGTAACCATCTTCAATCTACAAATGGTGAAACTGTCATAGTATGA